The genomic region cactacttattctcaaattttcaagcaaatcgatccattctgtaaaaattgcgaggtggaaagcttcggttcctggtcTGTAGTATATTTTGATGTGGATGTTGGTTAGGTTTCTGCCCAAATCGATTTTAAATTTCGGTTCCGGTATAAAATGtttatacatatattaattttgataaattaaattaacggggtaggcgcaaaattttgatCGCATGCTATTTAgatgcattaatttttttggaatcctgagaaaacgatTCTTTAAAAAtctaaacgcaggatgaaagattacatcattactgagggccgaaagtccccaaagacttctacaatgtttattttaataagttacaggggcgaaaaaagaaactttagtgtgatttttaatttcaaatatttcattcaacagaaattttttgttcattcagggactttctgccctcggtaataatgtaatctttcattctgcgtttaaatttgtcaaaaatatttattagttttctcaggattcgaaaaaaatgagtgcatttaaatagcattgcagcaagattttgcgcctacccccttaacaCTGAACTTTGAACATTATCAATACGAAGTAGATATCATTTGACAATATTTTTCATTCAACAAATGTAAGTGACAACATTCGGTTGAGAGTAAATAAGGCGAAGTGAAAGAAAAGTCAGGCTTTGTGAATATGAGTAGGTAATACTTAGTTCTATTCTGCGAATTAAGAATCGTCTTACGGACAAGAAACCCCAAACAATGTGCAAGTTAGACATTTAAGATGTAGTGCACAGTGGTGCAGTGCCTAGTGAAAAGTGTAGTGTCTCGGGAAGCGGGAgcctgagaccccggaagccttGAAAGGGAAGACTTCAGAGAGTATGTCGAAAGCTAGGCACAGTGACAATCggcgcggttcaacccggaaacCTGATTAACTTAAAATTCacttttgtaataatattatacttAGATTTAATTTGTAATAATTTCTTTCTGAAAATTTTCTTCAGCTATATCTACAGTAAACGCCACGCTACTAGATACACAGGTACATTAAGGTAATACAGTCCTGGACCTGTCACCTGTTACACTGTTTActtttatgtctagtgacgtcTATAACATCAGACAATGTATAGAAACCAGTATAAACATAGAGAGTTGACAGATTATAGAACAGCTGTATTTGAAGTTTATTGTTGTCATTATATTTAAGTTGTAAAAGTTATAAAGTATCGCCATATTTTTGGtgtttaaataaagtttttttttttaagcaGAGTAACAATagtattaattaatgtatttttgaagttatacttctttaggcgcgattgagggtgaaattttattaatctgcgcgcatgcgcacacagacagtatggagttcgttactaaatgttttaatttatgtatgtatcagtccagaaaaggtgtggaaaggatatattagtgtttttaaagacatttttctataaacgtgttaaaaatgcaatttatagcactccataggatcgttaaaaatgctactttaaagcactagtgctttaaaaattttaaggcactgcagttaaaaaagtgatttgtcaaattgtgaaacgtcaaaatatttatatttcatttattaacatttaaaagGTTTAAACATTAacgtttaaaaggtttttttaaatttaatttaaactgtattattgcatttttaacacgtttctagaaaaaaactattaaaattttttagaatatacaaaaataaaagtagatgttattctatagttgttatgatttacgtattgacagtataggcagttttgatgtaatgtcaagaaaaatataaaaatggaatgtcagtcaagttcaagtaaaagtttttgtaggtattgtcctataattgagaatgaataaattataattgttgatatataagacgtttgtagaaaaaatattgtatgatataggtgttaaaaagtacagaattgcagaatgagcgaagcgaatctttcacacgaAACTTTCACATACATGCCTTAACATTgtgcttttaacatttatatcataaataactattattataatttttgtgtatttggacttgtctacctcgggaataagataataagtaatatttaaagtattttataattcacttcgtatgtttgtcactatgtctgagaaatcttgtagaccgtataaaaaaaaaggtatagctcagtggtagagcgctGGAcaggagatcaagaggtccccggtttaaatcctggtgttttctaatctttttttaatttttgatattgttttaataaaattttttggaaagtagtaagtaaaaattaatttaatctttaaataaaatacaaataaactgtccgaaagtatatttagttcattgaaatcataatatttagaagtataacttcttacgtgcgtacaaagtacacacacattctttttgcatggaaaaacaattattttgaatagtttcacGACAGTCACATGACATGACAGACATAAAAGTCACAGGTAAGAAAGGGCCGGATTAGCCTACACCGAGAAATTAGGTACCCGTATGTCTACTAGCGAGGCGCTTACTGTATATTCATATAATAGTTGTTTCGTCCTTTTGATATATTAAAGATCTTGAACAAGCAAACTTTTTTCgattaaatgtttatttttttaatttcaggtAGCTCTGGTAGGTTCTACTACAACGAGAGCTGAAATATCAGGACCACCAGGTCAAAATCTTGTTAGATATGTCGGCCAATTACTTGGAAAATGTTTTCCAAACCAAAGCAACGCAGAAGATCAAATGTATACAGGAAACAATATATTGGAAGTTTTAAACGCACAAGCTGGTGTTGACATCTTTGTCAAAACACAAAATGGTATAAAAATCAATGCTGATATTTTTGCTGCAATACTCAGTGATTGTATTCAATCCTCCTTACAAGGCCAAGGTAGTACAGCAATTCGCATAAATAAACGAGATGTGACACCAGCTATTAACGCTCTTTTATACAACCAAGAAATGAGTGTTCAAGACATCGACATGTTCGTCTTTTCCAGACAATTAAATCCAAGATTTAGAAGAGATCTAGCATTTCCATTAAATCTATTTCAAGAAGTTATTTCCACCATCATCTTGCAACCACTAATTGCTCATGTAAACTCAATTTTTGACGGTATTGATAAACTCATTCTTTCTTACTACGTCGATCCCGCATCCGTAACAGATCCCATTCAAAGCATTGTTATTAACACTATCAACAACGCAGTTCAAACAGTTTCAGGCATAATAAAGAATATTAAAGCACAAATTACTGAATTATTTTCGACTGTAATCAAGGAAGGAACTTCTACCACTACAGCATCGATACAAGCTAAAAGTAAAAGCTTGCAAACAAGAGATGCGTTTTCTGATGTTATCGAAAATTTGCTCGTCCAGCCCATAAGGGATCTTGTAAATGGTATTCTTCAAACACTTAGAGATCTTATTAATTCCTTTGCTGTTCAGGAAAAATCTGATAATCCCATACAAACCGTTATTAACGAATTGACTAACAGCAGTGTTTCCATGTTCCTGCAGATGATAGATCTTGTACAAAACCAAGTTGATTCAATTTTAGGAACTTCAACGAGCTCAGTAGCTGCATAAACCAGTTGTTTATTACTTACGttttaagtaaatattttttgaTTGTTGCAAATaaataaagtgtttaaaaaatatactcgtattatttttaaaaatcttttagaacaTTTTTTAATCACAGTTTTTGCTCCATAACTAATAAGCCAAAGAAAAAATGTGATCACTCGGGGGTGAGTACTACCCCTTTTCGGAGgtaaaaaaacatacgttcaaaattagtccggaagtggataaactgcaTATAAACTGCGTTCTTTAGCAAGTTACGCTgcaaataaagttggtccctttttttagtaaaaaaaatcaaatgaaaccaaatgaaattaatcattaccgcttcacaagttactttacttatgtattgtttttataatctgtaagtttcatcgtaggtctggatcccgtgtatgaaaaaaaaagttgattaatagcaagctgaaaatttgttaatagcttaagggtgtctagtcggataaactttgatatatgggaacactggaagaggggcagttttaattgtggaacaggttaaacatttggaacggtcagaccacaaaaacggcacatatattttgtccgacagaatagacttaaactctccgaacagagattaaactctcatgcaaaaatcagactgctatttatcacctgtcataatttctgtcatttgacatattttacATCTTCCattcattaaaacgcccatttggtgataaacagcagtctgatttttgcatgagagtttaatttctgTTCGGAGATTTTAAGTCtgctctgtcggacaaaatacatgtgcagttttcgtggtctgaccgttccaaatttttaacctgttccacaattaaaatttcccctgttccagtgttcccatatatcaaagtttgtccgactagacacccttaagctattaacaaattttcagcttgctattaatcaacttttttttcatacgcgggatccagacctatcggctcaaagtgcttatttttgaaaaaaaattgcgttaaagtatttttttttaattttgaaaaacaagcattgtttcaaataattttaaaaattattagtgataccaaaaatagcaaagagtaaaaaaatgaggttttgcttttctgaatattttcgaaacaattggttaaaatatggctgttcaaaatttgcatacactcgttattagtgactcgttcaagttCTTTCAACtgcagccttttcaaaaataagcactttgaaccaatgaaacttacaaatcatataaacaatatgaTGTAAGGGGAGTAACTTGTGAaccggtaacgattaatttcatttgggatggtaagtagggggtgatttttacgatattttttacaaaaaagggaCCGACTTTATTTGCAGCGTAATTGGCTTACTTTTAGTgcaagaaacttaaaaaaaccttttttaaacacagtaaacaagttatgatgagttttcccgtatatgtgcttcattttttgattatttcacgttgaaatattcgatttggaatttgacgaataagtagatacctacttttcattaactacaACTCGGCTTCTATTGGGTTTAGAGACTTCATACTTCATAcagttttttcacttttttataaggtatatttttgctattttcaATAAAACAGTTACTTTTTGATGTATTGGCGAAAAACATCTAAAATGTGttctttttgttgaaaaatgaaaattttcactcgcaaataactcaaaaagtatcgactttgtgaaaaaactctagaacaaaagttacttagaattagttagtttatccattgCCGGtattattttgaacgtatgttttttcaccccttaGAAGAGGTGGTACGCGCCCCACGGCGAAAACATATATCAGCGCAATATTaccttttttctttggcatgttagctatgtgtatgtcaaatttcatatcaatccaagcggttcttcaaAATTCGAAAGTTTTGCAgtattctaatatttttttttgaaaaatttcttcAACGCTGTCATTAACTCTTGTAATCGTTGGAAAAATATGCGTCTTTTTAACATATTGAGGGTCTTGATCAGAAAAAGCTTTTTCgattaaatttatgttttttaaattccAGGTCGCTCTGGTAGGTTTTACTACAACGAGAGCTGAAACCTCGGAACCATCAGGTCAAAATCTTATTAAATATGTCGGCCAATATACTTGGAAAATGCTTTCAAAACCAAAGCCACGCAGAAGATCAAAAAAATCCGGGAAACAGTATATTGGAACAAAATGGTGTAATCAATGCTGATACTTTTGCTACAATACTAAGTATTTAATTGTATTCAATCTTCCTTACAAGGCCAAGGTAGCACATCAGTTCACATAAATAAACGAGATGTAAATACAGACTTGCAAACGTTTTATGATCTTATTGAACAATATGTCGCCAAGCCCTTAAGGGTTGTTGTATACGATATTATTCAAACACttagaaacaatattatttgGGCTAAtaatacattttcttttttaaccTTCAATATATTTTCTC from Diabrotica virgifera virgifera chromosome 3, PGI_DIABVI_V3a harbors:
- the LOC114330520 gene encoding uncharacterized protein LOC114330520, which gives rise to MKFLITILAVALVGSTTTRAEISGPPGQNLVRYVGQLLGKCFPNQSNAEDQMYTGNNILEVLNAQAGVDIFVKTQNGIKINADIFAAILSDCIQSSLQGQGSTAIRINKRDVTPAINALLYNQEMSVQDIDMFVFSRQLNPRFRRDLAFPLNLFQEVISTIILQPLIAHVNSIFDGIDKLILSYYVDPASVTDPIQSIVINTINNAVQTVSGIIKNIKAQITELFSTVIKEGTSTTTASIQAKSKSLQTRDAFSDVIENLLVQPIRDLVNGILQTLRDLINSFAVQEKSDNPIQTVINELTNSSVSMFLQMIDLVQNQVDSILGTSTSSVAA